Within Halostella litorea, the genomic segment ACGTCGCGCCGTTGCGGCCGTCGCGATCGTCGTCACTGCGGGACAGGACCTCCGCCCCACGGACGCCGGCGTAGCCGATGAGGTACGCGAGCGCGCGGTCACGAACGGGGGCGAGAGCGTCGCTTCCTTCCTCGTCGATGGCTTCGTGCGCCCGCTCGTCGACGTACTGCAGGAGCGTCTGTCGCTGCGCGGGACTCCAGAACTGCTGGTCGGCCGACGAGCGCGACGGCCGGTCGGGCATCTCGTCGATTACGGTCGCCGAGTCGGCGGGGTTGTCCTCGAGGTCGCGCCATGCGACACACCACGCCAGATACGACCGGACGGCGTTGAAGTATGTCCACGCGGTCCCGCGGGTGATTCCGCCGTCGGCGTCTCCGTCGTTCGCCTTCACGCGCCGGGCAAGGTACTTCGGGTAGCGGGCGAGCGTGCGTTCGTCGATGCCCTCCAGGTACTCCGTTCCAGTATGCTCGTGCATCCAGTCGATCCACGTCGGGAGGATGCGTTCGAGCTGGGCGGCGTACGCGCCGGAGCGGTCGCCGCTCTCAGGGTCGACCGTCTTCGCCTTGTAGTCGAGGAAGTCGTCTAGTGGGTCAGCGAGTGGTGTGTTCCCGGCGCTGACCCCGGGAGTAGCGTCGTTCTGGCTGGGGTCCATCGTGTCAGTGTACCCTACAGCGTCGACCCACTAGAATGTACTGTTGTTTTTCAGGCTAAACGTGAGTGGGTGCAGACACGGCGTTTCCGGTAGAGAATCGCAAGACGGCTGTACGATAGTCTTGTTGAGCGGTGGTTCTAAACCACATATGACTATACAAAACTGTGGTCTCTATCGCTAGTCACGAACTCCGGCGCAACAAGCGTCTGACGCCCGCTCCCACCGCCCGAGCTTAGAACGTGAGAAGAACGCCGATGCCGATGCCGACGAGAACACCGATCGCCACGCCGATGAACACGCCATCCGCGGCTGTAAGCGGCGGCGACTCGTCCCAGCGTCCGCACTGCGTGCAGCGCTGTCCTGATCCCATGAACGCGTCGTCGACGTAGTCGTGGCCGTGGAGGCGGCAGTACAGCGGGGCAAACGGGCCGTACGGAAGCGACGGCGTGACGTGATCGGTGTCTGATTCGCTGTTCTCACCGGTCATAATTCCCTCCGAAGCAACGCCAGCGACCCCAATACCGGCTGCCAGAGGATTCGAACAACGTTCCCAGCGGCGAGGGCCGCCCTCGTCCTCATGGACAGCGAACCCGAATCGCGGTTCCGATAGTAGTCGTGGACTTCCTCGACGGCCTCGCCAGTCCCGAAGTAGTAGTCCAGATCGTTCGCGAACTCGTGGCGGAGGAGTCCGGTGAACGTCTTTGCGGCGTCCGTCGCGTGCCCTCGCTCGTGCTGGAGAATGAGATCGTGGGCTTTCGGATACTCTTTCAACTCCTCGTCGAGGACGATGACGTTGTACCGGTAATCGTAGTGGTTCTCAGCGCCGGGGAGGTAGTAGACCTCCGGGTCAGCGTCCTGCTCGCGGGTCGTCGTGCAGTTGCGTTCCATCATGCGTTTTCTTCACGCCAGGAATGTTCGATTACGCTCTCGTCGTAGGTCACGTACTCACAGACTGCACAGACGGCGACCGAGGCCGCGTCGGGCGTGGCGATCCAGT encodes:
- a CDS encoding tyrosine-type recombinase/integrase, translated to MDPSQNDATPGVSAGNTPLADPLDDFLDYKAKTVDPESGDRSGAYAAQLERILPTWIDWMHEHTGTEYLEGIDERTLARYPKYLARRVKANDGDADGGITRGTAWTYFNAVRSYLAWCVAWRDLEDNPADSATVIDEMPDRPSRSSADQQFWSPAQRQTLLQYVDERAHEAIDEEGSDALAPVRDRALAYLIGYAGVRGAEVLSRSDDDRDGRNGATWADLDLENRTIDVFGKSQDDEQAPLTDKPLPALRRWHDVLDPASDDWPLFPTFHRPSLWGAVREDLRDRGHDEADVEEWLEPFDDPLEAIREFDSRPPALSTSGGRRLFKRLSDAAGVDTSEDSKDYLTLHGGRRGAGEMYFREADHSAAQRALRHADPATTSKMYSHIEASELSEIGSQVFGDE